From the Ctenopharyngodon idella isolate HZGC_01 chromosome 3, HZGC01, whole genome shotgun sequence genome, one window contains:
- the grna gene encoding granulin a isoform X36: MLRLTVGLTLVTLVACLQCPNNEECAAGQSCCQDPTGEFTCCPFHHGECCEDHIHCCPEGMLCNVLDFTCVNATHTLPSVERIPAKQSDFPKSFRMIPSLPASEDDITCPDGSFCPAEFSCLLMASSYGCCPVAQGLVCSDGKHCCPKGHECSADSSSCVKQKEQVETVICGDGKSECPVDTTCCETEDGQWACCPMPKAVCCDDKIHCCPEDSVCDVEGSKCMSSTNQELPMWAKFPARLRAEWEDHKPAEMRAEAKVTTTRQITTAGNQMTTLPGALREHSDVPCNDTKSCPDGSTCCKTKDGGWACCPLPEAVCCDDFIHCCPHGKTCNVAAGSCDDPSGSTPWLEKLPVQSKNVAVKQGSSDVPCNDTSACPDGSTCCKTKDGGWACCPLPEAVCCDDFIHCCPHGKTCNVAAGSCDDPSGSTPWLEKLPVQRKNVAVTQVSSDVPCNDTSACPDGSTCCKTKDGGWACCPLPEAVCCDDFIHCCPHGKTCNVAAGSCDGPSGSTPWLEKLPVQRKNVAVTQGSSDVPCDDTSACPDGSTCCKTKDGGWACCPLPEAVCCDDFIHCCPHGKTCNVAAGSCDGPSGSTPWLEKLPVQRKNVAVTQGSSDVPCDDTSACPDGSTCCKTKDGGWACCPLPEAVCCDDFIHCCPHGKTCNVAAGSCDDPSGSTPWLEKLPVQRKNVAVKQGSSDVPCDDTSACPDGSTCCKTKDGGWACCPLPEAVCCDDFIHCCPHGKTCNVAAGSCDGPSGSTPWLEKLPVQRKNVAVTQVSSDVPCDDTSACPDGSTCCKTKDGGWACCPLPEAVCCDDFIHCCPHGKTCNVAAGSCDDPSGSSPWLEKVPARPRAGQRSTKNMNCDSSHICPESNTCCKNIDGDWGCCPLPEAVCCRDRFHCCPHGTTCNLVTLTCNGNTTSVPMSVINSSSDKEEQRQHKKVKEEVGKYIRVPCDAHTSCPDHTTCCLIAKTNKWGCCPLPNAVCCTDGEHCCPAHYKCDVSRVSCIKGDVVIPWYNKIAAQSSLTPNSDLSTNKCDEQSSCSTDSTCCRLTTGEWGCCPLPQAVCCPDQQHCCPRGYKCDLRRHSCIKTTWLYVERVPLAHIGVQKPQPSVSGKDIQCGGGYTCQDGQTCCPTSQTTWGCCPSSMAECCDDMKHCCPAGYKCGTGGICTPAVGFDWNNWDSWRVFFSKKKRATTL; the protein is encoded by the exons ATGCTGAGACTGACAGTAGGCCTCACTCTGGTGACCCTGGTTGCTTGCTTGCAGTGCCCCAACAACGAAGAGTGTGCGGCAGGCCAGTCATGCTGCCAGGATCCCACTGGAGAGTTCACCTGCTGCCCTTTCCATCAC ggagAGTGTTGTGAGGACCACATACACTGCTGTCCTGAAGGCATGCTATGCAATGTTTTGGACTTCACATGTGTAAACGCCACACATACACTGCCATCGGTGGAGAGGATACCGGCTAAACAGTCAGACTTTCCTAAA TCATTCAGAATGATCCCCTCATTACCTGCAAGTGAAGACGACATCACCTGCCCTGACGGCTCTTTCTGTCCTGCTGAGTTCTCTTGTCTGCTGATGGCTTCATCTTATGGATGTTGTCCAGTAGCACAG GGCCTTGTGTGCTCAGATGGGAAACACTGCTGCCCAAAAGGCCATGAATGCAGTGCAGACAGCAGTTCGTGTGTCAAACAAAAAG AACAAGTTGAGACTGTTATTTGCGGAGATGGGAAGTCAGAGTGTCCTGTGGACACCACGTGTTGTGAGACAGAAGATGGTCAATGGGCGTGCTGCCCCATGCCAAAG GCTGTATGCTGTGATGATAAAATCCACTGTTGCCCAGAGGACAGTGTTTGTGATGTTGAAGGCTCTAAATGCATGTCCTCCACCAATCAGGAGCTGCCCATGTGGGCCAAGTTCCCTGCTCGCCTCAGGGCTGAATGGGAAGATCACAAAC CTGCAGAAATGAGGGCTGAAGCTAAAGTCACTACAACCAGACAAATCACTACTGCTGGAAACCAAATGACTACATTGCCTGGTGCACTCCGAGAGC ACTCTGATGTTCCCTGTAATGACACCAAATCCTGTCCAGATGGAAGCACGTGCTGTAAGACTAAAGATGGAGGATGGGCCTGCTGTCCTCTGCCAGAG GCCGTGTGTTGTGACGACTTCATCCACTGCTGTCCTCATGGCAAGACTTGTAACGTTGCTGCCGGGTCATGTGATGATCCTTCAGGTTCTACACCCTGGCTGGAGAAGCTGCCCGTCCAAAGTAAGAATGTGGCTGTTAAACAAG GGTCTTCAGATGTTCCCTGTAATGACACCTCGGCCTGTCCAGATGGAAGCACGTGCTGTAAGACTAAAGATGGAGGATGGGCCTGCTGTCCTCTGCCAGAG GCCGTGTGTTGTGACGACTTCATCCACTGCTGTCCTCATGGCAAGACTTGTAACGTTGCTGCTGGGTCATGTGATGATCCTTCAGGCTCTACACCCTGGCTGGAGAAGCTGCCCGTCCAACGTAAGAACGTGGCTGTTACACAAG TGTCTTCAGATGTTCCCTGTAATGACACCTCGGCCTGTCCAGATGGAAGCACATGCTGTAAGACTAAAGATGGAGGATGGGCCTGCTGTCCTCTGCCAGAG GCCGTGTGTTGTGACGACTTCATCCACTGCTGTCCTCATGGCAAGACTTGTAACGTTGCTGCCGGGTCATGTGATGGTCCTTCAGGCTCTACACCCTGGCTGGAGAAGCTGCCCGTCCAACGTAAGAATGTGGCTGTTACACAAG GGTCTTCAGATGTTCCCTGTGATGACACCTCGGCCTGTCCAGATGGAAGCACGTGCTGTAAGACTAAAGATGGAGGATGGGCCTGCTGTCCTCTGCCAGAG GCCGTGTGTTGTGACGACTTCATCCACTGCTGTCCTCATGGCAAGACTTGTAACGTTGCTGCCGGGTCATGTGATGGTCCTTCAGGCTCTACACCCTGGCTGGAGAAGCTGCCCGTCCAACGTAAGAATGTGGCTGTTACACAAG GGTCTTCAGATGTTCCCTGTGATGACACCTCGGCCTGTCCAGATGGAAGCACGTGCTGTAAGACTAAAGATGGAGGATGGGCCTGCTGTCCTCTGCCAGAG GCCGTGTGTTGTGACGACTTCATCCACTGCTGTCCTCATGGCAAGACTTGTAACGTTGCTGCCGGGTCATGTGATGATCCTTCAGGCTCTACACCCTGGCTGGAGAAGCTGCCTGTCCAACGTAAGAATGTGGCTGTTAAACAAG GGTCTTCAGATGTTCCCTGTGATGACACCTCGGCCTGTCCAGATGGAAGCACGTGCTGTAAGACTAAAGATGGAGGATGGGCCTGCTGTCCTCTGCCAGAG GCCGTGTGTTGTGACGACTTCATCCACTGCTGTCCTCATGGCAAGACTTGTAACGTTGCTGCCGGGTCATGTGATGGTCCTTCAGGCTCTACACCCTGGCTGGAGAAGCTGCCCGTCCAACGTAAGAATGTGGCTGTTACACAAG TGTCTTCAGATGTTCCCTGTGATGACACCTCGGCCTGTCCAGATGGAAGCACGTGCTGTAAGACTAAAGATGGAGGATGGGCCTGCTGTCCTCTGCCAGAG GCCGTGTGTTGTGACGACTTCATCCACTGCTGTCCTCATGGCAAGACTTGTAACGTTGCTGCCGGGTCATGTGATGATCCTTCAGGCTCTTCGCCCTGGCTGGAGAAGGTGCCTGCTCGCCCTAGAGCAGGTCAAAGGTCAACTAAGAACATGAATTGCGACTCTAGTCACATTTGTCCTGAATCCAACACTTGCTGTAAGAACATCGACGGAGACTGGGGCTGCTGTCCTTTGCCTGAG GCTGTGTGTTGTAGGGATAGATTCCACTGCTGTCCGCACGGCACCACTTGCAACCTTGTAACACTCACCTGTAATGGCAACACCACCTCTGTACCTATGTCAGTCATAAACTCATCCTCAGATAAGGAGGAACAGAGACAGCACAAGAAAGTGAAAGAGGAAGTGGGGAAGTATATCAGGGTTCCATGTGATGCACATACTTCCTGCCCAGATCACACCACTTGCTGTCTTATTGCAAAAACCAACAAATGGGGTTGTTGCCCTCTGCCTAAT GCAGTATGTTGCACAGATGGGGAACACTGTTGTCCGGCTCACTATAAGTGCGATGTGAGCCGTGTGTCTTGCATCAAGGGAGATGTGGTGATCCCCTGGTACAATAAAATTGCTGCTCAAAGTTCACTAACTCCAAACTCGGATCTCAGCACCAATAAGTGCGATGAACAGTCGAGTTGCTCCACAGATTCGACCTGCTGCCGTCTAACCACAGGAGAATGGGGCTGCTGCCCTCTTCCTCAG GCTGTTTGCTGCCCAGACCAGCAGCACTGTTGTCCCAGAGGATACAAGTGTGACTTGCGTAGACACTCCTGCATAAAGACCACCTGGCTGTACGTAGAAAGAGTCCCACTTGCCCACATTGGTGTCCAAAAGCCACAGCCAAGTGTCTCAGGAAAGGACATTCAGTGTGGTGGTGGATATACTTGCCAAGATGGCCAGACCTGTTGTCCAACCTCCCAGACCACTTGGGGCTGTTGCCCGTCTTCTATG GCGGAGTGCTGTGATGATATGAAACACTGCTGCCCTGCTGGATACAAATGTGGCACGGGTGGAATTTGTACTCCAGCTGTAGGCTTTGACTGGAACAACTGGGACAGCTGGAGGGTGTTCTTCTCCAAAAAGAAACGAGCTACAACTCTATAA
- the grna gene encoding granulin a isoform X2, which produces MLRLTVGLTLVTLVACLQCPNNEECAAGQSCCQDPTGEFTCCPFHHGECCEDHIHCCPEGMLCNVLDFTCVNATHTLPSVERIPAKQSDFPKSFRMIPSLPASEDDITCPDGSFCPAEFSCLLMASSYGCCPVAQGLVCSDGKHCCPKGHECSADSSSCVKQKEQVETVICGDGKSECPVDTTCCETEDGQWACCPMPKAVCCDDKIHCCPEDSVCDVEGSKCMSSTNQELPMWAKFPARLRAEWEDHKPAEMRAEAKVTTTRQITTAGNQMTTLPGALREHSDVPCNDTKSCPDGSTCCKTKDGGWACCPLPEAVCCDDFIHCCPHGKTCNVAAGSCDDPSGSTPWLEKLPVQRSSDVPCNDTSACPDGSTCCKTKDGGWACCPLPEAVCCDDFIHCCPHGKTCNVAAGSCDDPSGSTPWLEKLPVQRKNVAVTQVSSDVPCNDTSACPDGSTCCKTKDGGWACCPLPEAVCCEDFTHCCPHGKICNVAAGTCEDPSCSGVPWVKQVPVQPVISQNVTDKKNSDVPCNDTKSCPDGSTCCKTKDGGWACCPLPEAVCCDDFIHCCPHGKTCNVAAGSCDGPSGSTPWLEKLPVQRKNVAVTQVFSDVPCDDTSACPDGSTCCKTKDGGWACCPLPEAVCCDDFIHCCPHGKTCNVAAGSCDDPSGSTPWLEKLPVQRKNVAVKQGSSDVPCDDTSACPDGSTCCKTKDGGWACCPLPEAVCCDDFIHCCPHGKTCNVAAGSCDGPSGSTPWLEKLPVQRKNVAVTQGSSDVPCDDTSACPDGSTCCKTKDGGWACCPLPEAVCCDDFIHCCPHGKTCNVAAGSCDDPSGSTPWLEKLPVQRKNVAVKQGSSDVPCDDTSACPDGSTCCKTKDGGWACCPLPEAVCCDDFIHCCPHGKTCNVAAGSCDGPSGSTPWLEKLPVQRKNVAVTQVSSDVPCDDTSACPDGSTCCKTKDGGWACCPLPEAVCCDDFIHCCPHGKTCNVAAGSCDDPSGSSPWLEKVPARPRAGQRSTKNMNCDSSHICPESNTCCKNIDGDWGCCPLPEAVCCRDRFHCCPHGTTCNLVTLTCNGNTTSVPMSVINSSSDKEEQRQHKKVKEEVGKYIRVPCDAHTSCPDHTTCCLIAKTNKWGCCPLPNAVCCTDGEHCCPAHYKCDVSRVSCIKGDVVIPWYNKIAAQSSLTPNSDLSTNKCDEQSSCSTDSTCCRLTTGEWGCCPLPQAVCCPDQQHCCPRGYKCDLRRHSCIKTTWLYVERVPLAHIGVQKPQPSVSGKDIQCGGGYTCQDGQTCCPTSQTTWGCCPSSMAECCDDMKHCCPAGYKCGTGGICTPAVGFDWNNWDSWRVFFSKKKRATTL; this is translated from the exons ATGCTGAGACTGACAGTAGGCCTCACTCTGGTGACCCTGGTTGCTTGCTTGCAGTGCCCCAACAACGAAGAGTGTGCGGCAGGCCAGTCATGCTGCCAGGATCCCACTGGAGAGTTCACCTGCTGCCCTTTCCATCAC ggagAGTGTTGTGAGGACCACATACACTGCTGTCCTGAAGGCATGCTATGCAATGTTTTGGACTTCACATGTGTAAACGCCACACATACACTGCCATCGGTGGAGAGGATACCGGCTAAACAGTCAGACTTTCCTAAA TCATTCAGAATGATCCCCTCATTACCTGCAAGTGAAGACGACATCACCTGCCCTGACGGCTCTTTCTGTCCTGCTGAGTTCTCTTGTCTGCTGATGGCTTCATCTTATGGATGTTGTCCAGTAGCACAG GGCCTTGTGTGCTCAGATGGGAAACACTGCTGCCCAAAAGGCCATGAATGCAGTGCAGACAGCAGTTCGTGTGTCAAACAAAAAG AACAAGTTGAGACTGTTATTTGCGGAGATGGGAAGTCAGAGTGTCCTGTGGACACCACGTGTTGTGAGACAGAAGATGGTCAATGGGCGTGCTGCCCCATGCCAAAG GCTGTATGCTGTGATGATAAAATCCACTGTTGCCCAGAGGACAGTGTTTGTGATGTTGAAGGCTCTAAATGCATGTCCTCCACCAATCAGGAGCTGCCCATGTGGGCCAAGTTCCCTGCTCGCCTCAGGGCTGAATGGGAAGATCACAAAC CTGCAGAAATGAGGGCTGAAGCTAAAGTCACTACAACCAGACAAATCACTACTGCTGGAAACCAAATGACTACATTGCCTGGTGCACTCCGAGAGC ACTCTGATGTTCCCTGTAATGACACCAAATCCTGTCCAGATGGAAGCACGTGCTGTAAGACTAAAGATGGAGGATGGGCCTGCTGTCCTCTGCCAGAG GCCGTGTGTTGTGACGACTTCATCCACTGCTGTCCTCATGGCAAGACTTGTAACGTTGCTGCCGGGTCATGTGATGATCCTTCAGGTTCTACACCCTGGCTGGAGAAGCTGCCCGTCCAAA GGTCTTCAGATGTTCCCTGTAATGACACCTCGGCCTGTCCAGATGGAAGCACGTGCTGTAAGACTAAAGATGGAGGATGGGCCTGCTGTCCTCTGCCAGAG GCCGTGTGTTGTGACGACTTCATCCACTGCTGTCCTCATGGCAAGACTTGTAACGTTGCTGCTGGGTCATGTGATGATCCTTCAGGCTCTACACCCTGGCTGGAGAAGCTGCCCGTCCAACGTAAGAACGTGGCTGTTACACAAG TGTCTTCAGATGTTCCCTGTAATGACACCTCGGCCTGTCCAGATGGAAGCACATGCTGTAAGACTAAAGATGGAGGATGGGCCTGCTGTCCTCTGCCAGAG GCCGTGTGTTGTGAGGACTTCACCCACTGCTGTCCTCATGGTAAGatatgtaatgttgctgctggGACATGTGAAGACCCTTCATGTTCAGGTGTGCCCTGGGTGAAGCAGGTGCCCGTCCAACCAGTCATCAGTCAGAATGTGACTGACAAAAAAA acTCTGATGTTCCCTGTAATGACACCAAATCCTGTCCAGATGGAAGCACGTGCTGTAAGACTAAAGATGGAGGATGGGCCTGCTGTCCTCTGCCAGAG GCCGTGTGTTGTGACGACTTCATCCACTGCTGTCCTCATGGCAAGACTTGTAACGTTGCTGCCGGGTCATGTGATGGTCCTTCAGGCTCTACACCCTGGCTGGAGAAGCTGCCCGTCCAACGTAAGAATGTGGCTGTTACACAAG TGTTTTCAGATGTTCCCTGTGATGACACCTCGGCCTGTCCAGATGGAAGCACGTGCTGTAAGACTAAAGATGGAGGATGGGCCTGCTGTCCTCTGCCAGAG GCCGTGTGTTGTGACGACTTCATCCACTGCTGTCCTCATGGCAAGACTTGTAACGTTGCTGCCGGGTCATGTGATGATCCTTCAGGCTCTACACCCTGGCTGGAGAAGCTGCCTGTCCAACGTAAGAATGTGGCTGTTAAACAAG GGTCTTCAGATGTTCCCTGTGATGACACCTCGGCCTGTCCAGATGGAAGCACGTGCTGTAAGACTAAAGATGGAGGATGGGCCTGCTGTCCTCTGCCAGAG GCCGTGTGTTGTGACGACTTCATCCACTGCTGTCCTCATGGCAAGACTTGTAACGTTGCTGCCGGGTCATGTGATGGTCCTTCAGGCTCTACACCCTGGCTGGAGAAGCTGCCCGTCCAACGTAAGAATGTGGCTGTTACACAAG GGTCTTCAGATGTTCCCTGTGATGACACCTCGGCCTGTCCAGATGGAAGCACGTGCTGTAAGACTAAAGATGGAGGATGGGCCTGCTGTCCTCTGCCAGAG GCCGTGTGTTGTGACGACTTCATCCACTGCTGTCCTCATGGCAAGACTTGTAACGTTGCTGCCGGGTCATGTGATGATCCTTCAGGCTCTACACCCTGGCTGGAGAAGCTGCCTGTCCAACGTAAGAATGTGGCTGTTAAACAAG GGTCTTCAGATGTTCCCTGTGATGACACCTCGGCCTGTCCAGATGGAAGCACGTGCTGTAAGACTAAAGATGGAGGATGGGCCTGCTGTCCTCTGCCAGAG GCCGTGTGTTGTGACGACTTCATCCACTGCTGTCCTCATGGCAAGACTTGTAACGTTGCTGCCGGGTCATGTGATGGTCCTTCAGGCTCTACACCCTGGCTGGAGAAGCTGCCCGTCCAACGTAAGAATGTGGCTGTTACACAAG TGTCTTCAGATGTTCCCTGTGATGACACCTCGGCCTGTCCAGATGGAAGCACGTGCTGTAAGACTAAAGATGGAGGATGGGCCTGCTGTCCTCTGCCAGAG GCCGTGTGTTGTGACGACTTCATCCACTGCTGTCCTCATGGCAAGACTTGTAACGTTGCTGCCGGGTCATGTGATGATCCTTCAGGCTCTTCGCCCTGGCTGGAGAAGGTGCCTGCTCGCCCTAGAGCAGGTCAAAGGTCAACTAAGAACATGAATTGCGACTCTAGTCACATTTGTCCTGAATCCAACACTTGCTGTAAGAACATCGACGGAGACTGGGGCTGCTGTCCTTTGCCTGAG GCTGTGTGTTGTAGGGATAGATTCCACTGCTGTCCGCACGGCACCACTTGCAACCTTGTAACACTCACCTGTAATGGCAACACCACCTCTGTACCTATGTCAGTCATAAACTCATCCTCAGATAAGGAGGAACAGAGACAGCACAAGAAAGTGAAAGAGGAAGTGGGGAAGTATATCAGGGTTCCATGTGATGCACATACTTCCTGCCCAGATCACACCACTTGCTGTCTTATTGCAAAAACCAACAAATGGGGTTGTTGCCCTCTGCCTAAT GCAGTATGTTGCACAGATGGGGAACACTGTTGTCCGGCTCACTATAAGTGCGATGTGAGCCGTGTGTCTTGCATCAAGGGAGATGTGGTGATCCCCTGGTACAATAAAATTGCTGCTCAAAGTTCACTAACTCCAAACTCGGATCTCAGCACCAATAAGTGCGATGAACAGTCGAGTTGCTCCACAGATTCGACCTGCTGCCGTCTAACCACAGGAGAATGGGGCTGCTGCCCTCTTCCTCAG GCTGTTTGCTGCCCAGACCAGCAGCACTGTTGTCCCAGAGGATACAAGTGTGACTTGCGTAGACACTCCTGCATAAAGACCACCTGGCTGTACGTAGAAAGAGTCCCACTTGCCCACATTGGTGTCCAAAAGCCACAGCCAAGTGTCTCAGGAAAGGACATTCAGTGTGGTGGTGGATATACTTGCCAAGATGGCCAGACCTGTTGTCCAACCTCCCAGACCACTTGGGGCTGTTGCCCGTCTTCTATG GCGGAGTGCTGTGATGATATGAAACACTGCTGCCCTGCTGGATACAAATGTGGCACGGGTGGAATTTGTACTCCAGCTGTAGGCTTTGACTGGAACAACTGGGACAGCTGGAGGGTGTTCTTCTCCAAAAAGAAACGAGCTACAACTCTATAA